The sequence GGATCGAGCCGTTGCAGCAGTTCCTTGAGCGGCGTGCGGATCACGTGCCGCTCGCCCGCGGTCACGACCTCGGTGTATTTGTCGAGCGCCTGAAAATACAGCACATCGTCGACGGACACGAGCCGCGTCGTGTCCTTCAGCCCCACCGTCAGCCAGCGAATCGGCGTCGGCTCCTGCGGCCGGGCGCGCCCGCCGGCGGCGGCGCGCCCGGCGGCGCGAAGCCGCCGCGCTGCAGCTTCGCGATGCAGCGCAGAAGACGCTCGTCGGTCACGGGCTTGAGCAGATAGTCGATGGCCGAGCGCTCGAACGCCTCGATCGCGTACTCGTCGTACGCCGTCACGAACACCACGTGCACGTCGGGCACGAGGCTCGCGAGCTTCAGGCCGTCGATGCCGGGCATCCGAATGTCGAGAAACGCGAGGTCCGGGCGCGCGGCATTGAGCGCCGCCAGCGTATCGACGCCGTTGCGCGGCATCGCGACGATCTCGAGCTGCTGACCTGCCCCCTACAAACAGGGCCAGCCGGAGTCTAGTAAAGTTCGTTTTCGGAGAAGAAGACGAACATGAAGAAGCGCTTTACGGAACAGCAAATCATCGGGTTTCTGAAGGAAGCCGAGGCCGGTATGCCGGTCAAGGAACTGTGCAGGAAGCATGGGTTCAGTGACGCGTCGTTCTACACCTGGCGCGCGAAGTTCGGCGGCATGGAAGTCTCGGAAGCCCGCCGGCTCAAGGGCCTCGAGGTGGAGAATGCCCGACTGAAGAAACTGCTGGCCGAAGCAATGCTCGATATGGAAGCGTTGAAGGTTGTCGTCAAGGGAAAGCCCTGAGCCCGCAAGCCAAACGCGAAGCAGTGTTGGCGATTCGGGAGAAGGTCAACATCTCCGAGCGCCGCGCCTGCCGGCTTGTCGGGCTTTCTCGCAGCGTGCT is a genomic window of Burkholderia mallei ATCC 23344 containing:
- a CDS encoding LytR/AlgR family response regulator transcription factor, giving the protein MPRNGVDTLAALNAARPDLAFLDIRMPGIDGLKLASLVPDVHVVFVTAYDEYAIEAFERSAIDYLLKPVTDERLLRCIAKLQRGGFAPPGAPPPAGAPGRRSRRRFAG